The following coding sequences lie in one Methanothermobacter sp. MT-2 genomic window:
- a CDS encoding ATP-dependent RNA helicase related protein, which translates to MIVLNRKKRIIELLPIGNAKGGLNSRKKPLFHGYIRLKKTPNGPRIKRFIIKKGEKEKPTPPKEAIKLLREQLVFLPEKDEEIEDFLGSFNIRNRYAHICKHCLLEGYVTIITPESSFKYHNQRICRQCANAVIKREIKYKGMDKTTFKNFNRILKRTGDLEKVLKIFEPRFNPIKESELTLYDKITSSKEEKTKIFVDELRIPQKLKSILKKYGNNQLLPVQKLAIENGLLEGENLLIVSATASGKTLIGELAGVPKALKGEKFLFLTPLVALANQKYHDFKSKYSKIGLKTAIKVGMNRVQARGELVIPDADVRGADIIVGTYEGIDFILRSNKSSILGKVGVVVIDEIHTLDDEERGSRLNGMISRLRKIFPEAQIIALSATVDNPEEIASAFNLKLIEYDKRPVTLERHVIFPKSEEEKRDIIAKLTTREFKHLSKKGFHGQTIIFTNSRRKTRLIANYLQRRGIRAEAYHAGLSYRQRRRIEDKFTSQRLAAVVTTAALAAGVDFPASQVIFETLLMGNRWITPNEFSQMLGRAGRPSYHDRGLIYLLAEIGMTFDGETEESKAIELLETSLDPVNIYYTKEDAMEHLLADISSNAIKDTRDLERNPQWPISPKEALKVLESYDLIREDNGRLKATDYGLAVSKSFLKPEEAEYIKESLDGLNPLEIALSMEPFENAYLSNRLHNQLTQRLQVKFSNRLFSDSTLDIIFNGDNLIKLDEKLQEAVLNIQIDLLSCECKERPFCNCIQDKLSEYIVKMRLRGKDPSDISRMLIKRYQIQAYSGDIFNWLDSLLRTLESIKRIAIAFKKHDKVKESSRILKAIETGRKIQDLAF; encoded by the coding sequence ATGATAGTATTAAATAGGAAAAAAAGGATAATAGAACTATTACCCATTGGAAATGCTAAAGGGGGTTTAAACTCACGCAAAAAACCACTATTCCATGGTTACATCCGCCTGAAAAAAACTCCAAATGGGCCCAGGATAAAACGCTTCATCATAAAAAAAGGTGAAAAAGAAAAACCAACACCCCCAAAAGAGGCCATAAAACTTCTAAGGGAACAATTAGTATTCCTACCAGAAAAAGACGAGGAAATAGAAGATTTCCTAGGATCCTTTAATATTAGAAACCGTTATGCCCATATATGCAAACATTGCCTACTTGAAGGATATGTTACAATCATCACACCAGAATCCTCATTCAAATACCATAACCAGAGAATATGCAGACAGTGCGCCAATGCAGTGATAAAAAGAGAAATAAAATACAAGGGGATGGACAAGACAACATTCAAAAACTTTAACAGAATCCTAAAGAGAACAGGAGACTTGGAAAAAGTCCTAAAGATATTCGAACCCCGCTTCAACCCCATAAAAGAATCTGAACTAACACTCTACGACAAAATAACCTCCTCAAAGGAAGAAAAAACCAAAATTTTCGTGGATGAACTGAGAATACCCCAAAAACTCAAATCCATACTAAAAAAGTATGGGAACAATCAACTTTTACCCGTGCAAAAACTCGCAATAGAAAACGGCCTCTTGGAAGGCGAAAATTTACTGATAGTTTCTGCCACTGCAAGCGGAAAAACCCTAATAGGAGAACTGGCAGGAGTGCCCAAAGCTTTGAAGGGCGAAAAATTCCTATTTTTAACACCACTTGTAGCCCTTGCAAACCAGAAATACCACGACTTCAAATCCAAATACTCAAAGATCGGCCTAAAAACAGCCATAAAAGTTGGTATGAACAGGGTGCAGGCCAGGGGAGAGCTTGTAATACCAGACGCCGATGTCAGAGGAGCGGATATAATCGTGGGCACCTATGAGGGCATAGACTTCATCCTAAGATCCAACAAATCCAGTATACTAGGAAAAGTTGGTGTTGTGGTCATTGATGAAATACACACACTAGATGACGAGGAAAGAGGTTCACGATTAAATGGGATGATATCAAGATTAAGGAAGATATTCCCAGAAGCCCAGATCATAGCATTATCAGCAACAGTAGACAATCCAGAAGAGATAGCATCAGCCTTTAATTTGAAATTAATAGAATATGATAAAAGACCAGTAACATTAGAAAGACATGTTATATTCCCAAAAAGTGAAGAGGAAAAAAGAGATATTATCGCGAAATTAACCACCAGAGAATTTAAACACCTATCAAAAAAGGGATTCCATGGACAAACTATAATATTCACAAACTCCCGTAGAAAAACAAGATTAATAGCAAATTATCTCCAAAGGAGAGGGATCAGAGCAGAAGCATACCACGCAGGATTATCCTATAGGCAAAGAAGAAGGATCGAGGATAAATTCACATCCCAAAGATTAGCTGCGGTGGTCACAACAGCAGCACTAGCAGCAGGAGTTGATTTCCCAGCTTCACAGGTGATATTTGAGACTCTACTCATGGGAAACAGGTGGATAACCCCCAATGAATTCTCCCAGATGCTTGGAAGAGCCGGAAGACCATCATACCACGACAGGGGCCTAATATACCTATTAGCAGAAATTGGAATGACATTCGATGGGGAAACAGAAGAATCAAAGGCCATAGAATTACTCGAAACAAGCCTAGACCCTGTTAACATCTATTATACCAAAGAGGATGCCATGGAACACCTACTAGCAGATATAAGCTCAAATGCCATTAAAGACACCAGAGACCTTGAAAGGAACCCACAATGGCCTATCAGCCCAAAAGAAGCCCTTAAAGTCTTGGAATCATATGATCTTATAAGAGAAGATAATGGAAGGTTAAAAGCTACAGATTATGGTTTGGCGGTTTCTAAGTCTTTCCTGAAACCCGAAGAGGCGGAATATATAAAGGAGAGCTTGGATGGATTGAATCCCCTTGAAATCGCCCTTTCAATGGAGCCATTTGAGAATGCTTACCTTTCAAATCGTCTGCACAACCAGCTAACCCAAAGGTTACAAGTTAAATTTTCAAATAGACTATTCTCAGATTCAACACTAGACATAATCTTTAATGGAGACAACCTTATAAAATTGGATGAAAAACTCCAAGAAGCGGTTCTCAATATACAAATTGACCTATTATCCTGTGAATGTAAAGAAAGGCCATTCTGTAATTGTATACAGGATAAACTTTCAGAGTATATTGTTAAAATGCGACTAAGGGGAAAAGATCCCTCTGATATAAGTAGGATGCTGATTAAAAGATACCAAATCCAAGCATATTCAGGTGACATATTCAATTGGCTCGACTCACTGCTAAGAACGCTTGAAAGTATAAAGAGGATTGCGATAGCATTTAAAAAACATGACAAGGTGAAGGAGTCTTCTAGAATACTGAAAGCCATTGAAACAGGCAGAAAAATCCAAGATTTAGCTTTTTAG
- a CDS encoding 2-amino-5-formylamino-6-ribosylaminopyrimidin-4 (3H)-one 5'-monophosphate deformylase, giving the protein MEPENIKLNYNSGNVLSATIHRIGILALGSHLENHGPALPIDTDAKISSYLALKASNRTGAKFLGIVYAATEHPYIRHGIHIKPRELVDKHLKPILECAKRSLQIQKVLIVNGHGGNMPIKKYLDKVAEEIGIKIKLNNRIIEIEGPHAGSGELSIGLVLGIADPKRLQECQNIEKYPEIGMIGFKEARERDKKIDEAARQLENEGISADPTLGRSLLEEALKSIIEDIKKLDESPPP; this is encoded by the coding sequence ATGGAACCTGAAAATATAAAATTAAACTATAATTCAGGTAACGTCCTATCAGCTACCATCCACAGGATAGGTATACTAGCCCTAGGCTCCCACCTAGAAAACCATGGCCCAGCACTACCCATAGATACCGATGCCAAAATATCATCATACCTAGCCCTTAAAGCAAGCAACAGGACAGGAGCCAAATTCCTGGGCATAGTTTATGCAGCGACAGAACACCCCTATATAAGACATGGAATACACATCAAACCAAGAGAACTAGTGGACAAACACTTGAAACCAATCCTAGAATGTGCAAAAAGGTCACTCCAAATCCAAAAGGTCCTCATAGTAAATGGGCATGGAGGCAACATGCCAATAAAAAAATACCTAGACAAAGTTGCAGAGGAAATCGGAATAAAGATAAAACTAAATAACAGGATAATTGAAATAGAAGGCCCCCACGCCGGATCAGGTGAACTTTCAATAGGCCTAGTCCTAGGGATAGCAGACCCTAAAAGACTCCAAGAATGTCAAAACATTGAAAAATATCCCGAGATAGGGATGATAGGCTTCAAGGAAGCCCGTGAACGGGACAAGAAGATAGATGAAGCTGCGAGACAATTAGAAAATGAGGGTATAAGCGCGGATCCAACACTTGGAAGATCACTCCTAGAAGAAGCCCTGAAAAGTATAATAGAAGACATAAAAAAATTAGATGAATCCCCACCCCCCTAA
- a CDS encoding ribonucleoside-diphosphate reductase, whose amino-acid sequence MKLTPNALKVLKERYLLKNERGKIIETPKEMFKRVALAVAQAEEKYDGDTETTAKEFYNIMSRLEFLPNSPTLMNAGTPINQLSACFVLPIKDSMDSIFDALKYMALIHKSGGGVGFSFSHLRPKGDIVGSTMGVASGPVSFMRIFDVATEVIKQGGRRRGANMGILDVNHPDIIEFIEAKKEEGAFNNFNLSVMVNDDFMDGLASNKECELINPRTGEVTDTLPSQEIFNKLVKMAWKRGDPGILFKDAINRANPTPTLGSIEATNPCVSQDTWIMTSKGPKQVKELIGEDCEIILNGKRWKSPGGFFPTGKRRLYRLETVEGFQLRLTPEHRILKLSSDGKVKWRKLSELKIGDKVIINSHKSLEWDGKFTEDDGYTTGLALNGWDNPKLKDVKITDEIEKASSKFYTGLFKGLLDSNSKILFEGDFETARILQRMLLRLGIFTNINNSSQSQLKMVKSHETFATVKNIIPDSIETVYDIHVPGINAFDANGFYVHNCGEQPLLPYESCNLGSINLSLMVENGKINWERLSRTVKVAVHFLDNVIDINTYPIKKIEETTKKTRKIGLGVMGFADMLIKLGIAYNSKSALNIADKLMSHIKSEAQKASMELALQRGSFPAFKESRWYQEGFECMRNATLTTIAPTGSLSIIAGVTSSIEPIFAVSFIREILDRKLVDVNPLFEAEAKKKGFYDKKLMEKIAKEGSLNKIEGIPAKIKRLFVTAHEIDPIFHVKMQATFQKHVDNAVSKTVNLPRDAKPEDVEKVFKTAYKLGCKGITVYRYGSKKREVLRFPESIEYAGTCRDMTCPN is encoded by the coding sequence ATGAAATTAACTCCAAATGCCCTGAAGGTCCTCAAGGAAAGATACCTCCTCAAAAACGAAAGAGGAAAAATAATAGAAACCCCCAAGGAAATGTTCAAGAGAGTTGCCCTCGCAGTTGCACAAGCAGAAGAAAAATATGATGGCGACACCGAAACAACTGCAAAGGAATTCTATAATATAATGAGCAGACTTGAATTCCTACCAAACTCACCAACCCTAATGAACGCTGGCACGCCAATAAACCAACTATCAGCATGCTTCGTCCTACCAATAAAAGATTCAATGGACAGCATATTCGATGCACTCAAATACATGGCCCTTATCCACAAATCAGGTGGCGGGGTTGGTTTCTCATTTTCACATCTCAGACCAAAAGGCGACATTGTAGGTTCAACCATGGGTGTTGCATCCGGCCCAGTATCCTTTATGAGGATATTCGATGTTGCAACAGAAGTTATAAAACAAGGCGGCAGAAGAAGAGGAGCCAACATGGGCATACTAGATGTCAACCACCCAGACATCATAGAATTCATAGAAGCAAAGAAAGAAGAAGGAGCATTCAACAACTTTAACCTTTCTGTGATGGTAAATGACGATTTCATGGATGGCCTGGCATCTAATAAAGAATGTGAACTCATAAATCCCCGCACAGGCGAAGTCACAGACACCTTACCATCCCAGGAAATATTCAATAAACTTGTTAAAATGGCATGGAAAAGAGGAGACCCAGGAATACTATTCAAGGACGCTATAAACAGAGCAAACCCAACACCAACCCTTGGCAGTATAGAAGCCACAAACCCCTGTGTCAGCCAAGACACATGGATAATGACATCCAAGGGCCCAAAACAGGTTAAAGAATTAATAGGGGAAGATTGCGAGATCATATTAAATGGAAAAAGGTGGAAATCTCCTGGAGGATTCTTCCCAACAGGTAAGAGAAGATTATATAGGCTAGAGACAGTGGAAGGTTTCCAATTACGTCTTACACCAGAACATAGGATCCTCAAATTATCATCAGATGGCAAAGTCAAATGGAGAAAATTATCAGAATTAAAAATAGGTGACAAAGTAATCATAAACAGCCACAAAAGCCTTGAATGGGATGGTAAATTCACAGAAGATGACGGGTACACTACAGGTCTTGCTCTTAACGGATGGGATAACCCCAAATTAAAGGATGTGAAAATCACAGATGAAATTGAGAAGGCCTCCTCAAAATTCTACACTGGACTATTCAAGGGCCTTCTTGACTCCAATTCAAAAATATTATTTGAAGGAGATTTTGAAACTGCAAGGATCTTGCAAAGGATGCTCCTAAGATTAGGGATATTCACAAATATCAATAATTCATCACAATCGCAACTAAAGATGGTTAAAAGCCATGAAACCTTTGCAACCGTAAAAAATATAATACCAGATAGCATAGAGACAGTCTATGACATCCATGTTCCTGGTATAAATGCCTTTGATGCCAATGGATTCTATGTCCACAACTGTGGGGAACAACCACTACTACCATATGAATCATGCAACCTTGGATCGATAAACCTATCCCTCATGGTAGAGAATGGTAAGATAAACTGGGAAAGGCTATCAAGAACAGTGAAAGTGGCTGTTCATTTCCTTGATAACGTAATTGACATCAACACTTATCCCATAAAAAAAATCGAAGAAACCACAAAAAAGACCCGTAAAATAGGATTAGGTGTCATGGGCTTTGCCGACATGCTAATAAAACTGGGCATAGCTTACAATTCAAAATCAGCGCTCAATATAGCTGACAAACTCATGTCACATATAAAATCCGAAGCCCAAAAGGCTTCAATGGAACTTGCACTCCAAAGAGGCTCATTCCCAGCATTCAAAGAAAGCAGATGGTATCAAGAAGGTTTCGAGTGTATGAGGAACGCCACACTCACAACAATAGCCCCCACAGGTTCACTTAGTATAATAGCAGGTGTTACAAGTAGCATAGAACCCATATTCGCCGTCTCATTTATAAGAGAAATCCTCGACAGAAAACTTGTGGATGTAAACCCACTCTTCGAAGCAGAGGCGAAAAAAAAAGGATTCTATGACAAGAAACTCATGGAAAAAATAGCCAAGGAAGGATCCCTAAACAAAATCGAGGGAATCCCAGCTAAGATAAAACGTCTTTTTGTAACAGCCCATGAAATAGACCCCATCTTCCATGTGAAAATGCAGGCAACATTCCAAAAACATGTGGACAATGCAGTTTCAAAAACCGTGAACCTCCCAAGGGATGCGAAACCAGAAGATGTGGAGAAGGTTTTCAAAACAGCCTATAAACTTGGATGTAAAGGTATAACAGTTTATCGCTATGGGAGTAAAAAGAGAGAAGTTCTAAGGTTCCCAGAATCCATCGAATATGCCGGGACATGCAGGGACATGACCTGCCCAAACTAG